The proteins below come from a single Eubacterium limosum genomic window:
- a CDS encoding YfjI family protein translates to MKTDDVNNQALTPEQAKALEESLENINAALAVEEKDREPGKPYIKHTHRVTHETITLCDPKTGKERKLTDEERAAMTTVEETVRYYPDFRLKWGEYLCDPGKGWTLEDYEHYEERMKEYAETGSVRAEWGRLRPLTEEIERPAFPVNALPEPYASYTEALAASLQVPVDMVGVSVLALLGGCLQKRYEINAKDKFTVPLGLYTLVVADPGERKSSVYDEVVRPVKDYEQKLWKEYQKNQFDDELEQELAEEAFKTAKNQYKKCKESSEREALKETMLELKEKIAFFQKKCPPCLYMDDTTNAALEQELARNGGRMIIMSDEGDLFANMMGLYTGGQHTLGALLKGHTGGSSKTHRVGRDPVHLPASNLSILLMVQPIIIDTIMADPVMRGRGMNARFLYTMPKTRVGERNIETAPDVDPKIDADYYNAVYSLYADNHITLEPKPRQLELKDSAQMAYMAYETVFERRLKGDMKDIRDWGSKLGGEMLRLVGILQCAAHPHAILETPVAKETVDQAYKLARYFGEYARIIYNMGEGMDPNMGVCRRIVEVVRAQGLKTFSKTELFGISRMGCKKISDLLPYLNILEDYGYLRSGQFTNGNRTFTGYQVNPAVFEAQEVIHNNA, encoded by the coding sequence ATGAAAACCGACGACGTAAACAACCAGGCGCTGACGCCAGAACAGGCCAAGGCCCTGGAGGAAAGCCTGGAGAATATTAACGCGGCCCTGGCCGTGGAGGAAAAGGACCGGGAGCCCGGAAAGCCCTACATCAAACACACACACCGGGTCACCCATGAGACCATTACCCTCTGCGACCCTAAAACCGGCAAGGAGCGGAAACTCACCGATGAGGAGCGGGCGGCCATGACCACTGTGGAGGAGACTGTGCGCTACTATCCCGACTTCCGTCTGAAATGGGGCGAATACCTCTGCGATCCCGGCAAAGGCTGGACTCTGGAGGACTATGAGCACTACGAAGAGCGCATGAAAGAGTACGCCGAGACCGGAAGCGTCCGCGCCGAGTGGGGACGGCTGAGACCCCTGACCGAGGAGATCGAGCGCCCCGCCTTCCCCGTGAACGCCCTGCCCGAGCCCTACGCCTCCTACACCGAAGCCCTGGCCGCGAGCCTCCAGGTGCCCGTGGACATGGTGGGCGTGTCCGTGCTGGCCCTGCTGGGCGGCTGCCTGCAGAAGCGGTACGAGATCAACGCAAAGGATAAATTCACGGTGCCTCTGGGACTGTACACCCTGGTGGTGGCCGACCCCGGCGAGCGGAAATCCAGTGTCTACGACGAGGTGGTGCGCCCAGTCAAGGACTACGAGCAAAAGCTCTGGAAAGAATATCAGAAGAACCAGTTCGATGACGAGCTGGAGCAGGAGCTGGCAGAGGAAGCCTTTAAGACCGCCAAGAACCAGTACAAGAAATGCAAAGAATCCTCCGAGCGGGAGGCACTGAAGGAAACCATGCTCGAGCTCAAGGAAAAAATCGCCTTTTTCCAGAAAAAATGCCCGCCCTGCCTGTATATGGACGATACCACCAACGCGGCCCTGGAACAGGAGCTGGCCCGCAACGGCGGCCGTATGATCATCATGTCCGATGAGGGCGACCTGTTCGCCAACATGATGGGCCTGTACACCGGCGGCCAGCATACCCTGGGCGCTCTGCTCAAGGGCCACACCGGCGGCAGCTCCAAGACCCACCGCGTGGGCCGCGACCCCGTCCACCTGCCCGCCAGCAACCTGAGCATTCTGCTCATGGTCCAGCCCATCATCATCGACACCATTATGGCCGACCCTGTGATGCGGGGCCGCGGCATGAACGCCCGCTTTCTCTACACCATGCCCAAAACCAGGGTGGGCGAGCGCAACATCGAGACCGCCCCCGACGTGGACCCCAAAATCGACGCGGACTACTACAACGCTGTCTACAGCCTGTACGCAGACAACCACATCACCCTCGAGCCAAAACCCAGGCAGCTTGAGCTGAAGGACAGCGCTCAGATGGCCTATATGGCCTATGAGACTGTGTTTGAGCGCCGTCTGAAAGGGGATATGAAGGATATAAGAGACTGGGGCAGCAAGCTCGGCGGCGAGATGCTGCGCCTGGTGGGCATCCTTCAGTGCGCCGCCCACCCCCATGCCATCCTGGAGACCCCGGTGGCCAAGGAAACCGTGGATCAGGCCTACAAGCTGGCCCGCTATTTCGGCGAGTACGCACGCATCATCTATAATATGGGCGAGGGGATGGACCCGAATATGGGCGTCTGCCGGCGGATTGTGGAGGTGGTCCGGGCCCAGGGGCTCAAAACCTTCTCGAAAACCGAGCTCTTTGGCATCTCACGCATGGGCTGTAAAAAAATTTCAGATCTGCTGCCCTATCTGAATATTCTGGAAGACTACGGCTATCTGAGAAGCGGCCAGTTCACCAATGGAAACCGCACCTTTACAGGCTACCAGGTGAACCCGGCAGTGTTTGAAGCCCAGGAGGTCATCCATAACAACGCATAA